A genomic window from Motacilla alba alba isolate MOTALB_02 chromosome 6, Motacilla_alba_V1.0_pri, whole genome shotgun sequence includes:
- the VSIR gene encoding V-type immunoglobulin domain-containing suppressor of T-cell activation isoform X2 has product MGTASPRTGLLLAALCLLASHGGAAAFLITTPYSLCVCPEGQNVTLSCRISGALAERHDLLYKTWYFSSTGDQSCSDKRHIRNVTDKELRHDLGRHHELPANASQKPSPGRQSGHRGVEFVLDHHGAFHIVVMNLTLQDSGNYCCYAVEVRREGHGKPHTMQVAHGFVELQIQRGKGGLQNCTFHTATGKDITAAALATGACIVGILCLPLILLLIYKQRQAASSRRAHELVRMDSAQGIENPVFEAAPAAGSAEPRPRPQLSYVASRLPSESGRHLLSEPNTPLSPPGPGDCFFPTLDPVPDSPNSLKA; this is encoded by the exons ATGGGGACAGCGTCCCCCCGTAccgggctgctgctggctgcgcTCTGCCTGCTCGCCTCCCACG gaggggcagcagctTTCCTGATCACCACGCCGTACTCGCTGTGTGTCTGCCCCGAGGGCCAGAACGTCACCCTGAGCTGCCGGATCAGCGGCGCCCTGGCCGAGCGGCACGACCTGCTCTACAAAACCTGGTACTTCAGCAGCACGGGCGACCAGAGCTGCTCCGACAAGCGCCACATCCGCAACGTCACCGACAAGGAGCTGCGCCACGACCTCGGCAGGCACCACGAGCTGCCGGCCAACGCCTCCCAAAAACCCTCCCCGGGGCGGCAAAGCGGCCACCGCGGCGTGGAGTTTGTCCTTGACCACCACGGCGCCTTCCACATTGTGGTGATGAACCTGACGCTGCAGGACAGCGGGAATTACTGCTGCTACGCCGTGGAGGTCAGGCGGGAAGGTCACGGCAAGCCCCACACCATGCAGGTGGCTCACGGCTTCGTGGAGCTGCAGATCCAgcgag gcaAAGGAGGGCTTCAAAACTGCACATTTCACACTGCCACTGGCAAAG ATATCACGGCCGCCGCGCTGGCCACGGGCGCCTGCATCGTGGGCATCCTCTGCCTGCCCCTCATCCTGCTCCTCATTTACAagcagagacaagctgccagcagcagac GTGCCCACGAGCTTGTCAGGATGGATAG CGCCCAGGGCATTGAGAACCCCGTGTTCGAGGCGGCGCCGGCGGCGGGCAGCgcggagccccggccccggccccagcTGTCCTACGTGGCCAGCAGGCTGCCCTCCGAGTCCGGCCGGCACCTGCTCTCGGAGCCCAAcacccccctgtccccccccgGGCCTGGAGACTGCTTCTTCCCCACCCTGG ATCCTGTTCCTGACTCACCAAATTCCTTGAAAGCCTGA
- the VSIR gene encoding V-type immunoglobulin domain-containing suppressor of T-cell activation isoform X1 has translation MGTASPRTGLLLAALCLLASHGGAAAFLITTPYSLCVCPEGQNVTLSCRISGALAERHDLLYKTWYFSSTGDQSCSDKRHIRNVTDKELRHDLGRHHELPANASQKPSPGRQSGHRGVEFVLDHHGAFHIVVMNLTLQDSGNYCCYAVEVRREGHGKPHTMQVAHGFVELQIQRGKGGLQNCTFHTATGKDITAAALATGACIVGILCLPLILLLIYKQRQAASSRRAHELVRMDSSAQGIENPVFEAAPAAGSAEPRPRPQLSYVASRLPSESGRHLLSEPNTPLSPPGPGDCFFPTLDPVPDSPNSLKA, from the exons ATGGGGACAGCGTCCCCCCGTAccgggctgctgctggctgcgcTCTGCCTGCTCGCCTCCCACG gaggggcagcagctTTCCTGATCACCACGCCGTACTCGCTGTGTGTCTGCCCCGAGGGCCAGAACGTCACCCTGAGCTGCCGGATCAGCGGCGCCCTGGCCGAGCGGCACGACCTGCTCTACAAAACCTGGTACTTCAGCAGCACGGGCGACCAGAGCTGCTCCGACAAGCGCCACATCCGCAACGTCACCGACAAGGAGCTGCGCCACGACCTCGGCAGGCACCACGAGCTGCCGGCCAACGCCTCCCAAAAACCCTCCCCGGGGCGGCAAAGCGGCCACCGCGGCGTGGAGTTTGTCCTTGACCACCACGGCGCCTTCCACATTGTGGTGATGAACCTGACGCTGCAGGACAGCGGGAATTACTGCTGCTACGCCGTGGAGGTCAGGCGGGAAGGTCACGGCAAGCCCCACACCATGCAGGTGGCTCACGGCTTCGTGGAGCTGCAGATCCAgcgag gcaAAGGAGGGCTTCAAAACTGCACATTTCACACTGCCACTGGCAAAG ATATCACGGCCGCCGCGCTGGCCACGGGCGCCTGCATCGTGGGCATCCTCTGCCTGCCCCTCATCCTGCTCCTCATTTACAagcagagacaagctgccagcagcagac GTGCCCACGAGCTTGTCAGGATGGATAG CAGCGCCCAGGGCATTGAGAACCCCGTGTTCGAGGCGGCGCCGGCGGCGGGCAGCgcggagccccggccccggccccagcTGTCCTACGTGGCCAGCAGGCTGCCCTCCGAGTCCGGCCGGCACCTGCTCTCGGAGCCCAAcacccccctgtccccccccgGGCCTGGAGACTGCTTCTTCCCCACCCTGG ATCCTGTTCCTGACTCACCAAATTCCTTGAAAGCCTGA